A window from Fodinibius salicampi encodes these proteins:
- a CDS encoding septal ring lytic transglycosylase RlpA family protein, with amino-acid sequence MPRKLSYLYIFFAASLLISSCGTLSRTPSKNPKEPSEIDFPDADRIGQKIEEGVASWYGPKFHGKLTANGEQYDMHQYTAAHRTLPFDTIVNVKNLDNGKEVQVRINDRGPFAKNRIIDLSKKAASEIDMIGNGTANVALFVMEGSLENSRTTDLKVATYTVQLGSFQEKNKAFEQSRKITGSRVETVELSSQKVYRVFYGTFVKKEDAKEKMRELARQGYRGYVKQIQN; translated from the coding sequence GTGCCTCGTAAACTTTCTTATTTATATATCTTCTTTGCTGCATCACTATTGATAAGTTCTTGCGGAACGCTTTCGCGTACCCCCAGTAAGAATCCCAAAGAACCATCGGAAATTGATTTCCCAGATGCAGATCGTATCGGACAAAAAATTGAGGAGGGGGTTGCCAGCTGGTATGGCCCTAAATTTCACGGTAAGCTAACCGCTAATGGAGAGCAGTACGATATGCACCAGTATACCGCGGCCCATCGCACCCTCCCTTTTGATACCATTGTAAACGTTAAAAACCTGGATAATGGAAAAGAGGTTCAGGTACGTATTAATGACCGAGGACCTTTTGCAAAAAACAGAATTATCGATTTATCAAAAAAAGCTGCCAGTGAAATTGATATGATTGGCAATGGCACCGCCAATGTAGCGCTATTTGTCATGGAAGGCAGCCTTGAAAATTCCCGGACTACCGACCTTAAAGTTGCTACCTACACGGTACAGCTCGGTTCTTTTCAGGAAAAAAACAAAGCCTTTGAACAATCCCGCAAGATTACCGGATCACGGGTAGAAACAGTAGAACTGTCTTCTCAAAAGGTATATAGGGTTTTCTATGGGACTTTTGTCAAAAAAGAGGATGCAAAAGAAAAAATGCGGGAGCTTGCCAGACAGGGTTATCGCGGATATGTCAAACAAATTCAAAATTAA
- a CDS encoding DUF1206 domain-containing protein, producing the protein MNSSKQTVIKIIARVGFIAKGVVYFMVGLLALQTAIGMGGETAGTKQALEEFIYQPFGSILLIGCIIGLFAHAVWKILQAIIDPENRSKSNEVFLLRIVDFFTGLLYLSFSYAALANLPGTQHPKR; encoded by the coding sequence ATGAATTCAAGCAAACAAACCGTTATCAAAATTATAGCCCGGGTTGGCTTCATCGCCAAGGGAGTTGTTTATTTTATGGTTGGGCTTCTGGCATTACAAACAGCTATTGGGATGGGCGGCGAAACAGCCGGCACTAAACAAGCTCTCGAAGAATTTATTTACCAACCTTTTGGTTCTATTTTACTCATAGGATGTATTATTGGACTTTTTGCCCATGCTGTTTGGAAAATCCTGCAGGCGATCATTGATCCTGAAAACCGGTCCAAAAGCAATGAAGTTTTCCTATTGAGAATTGTGGATTTCTTCACTGGCCTTCTCTATCTCTCTTTTTCCTATGCAGCCCTGGCAAATCTTCCGGGGACTCAACATCCAAAGCGATAG
- a CDS encoding rhomboid family intramembrane serine protease: protein MENFLSASPVTFYLVAASVLVSLAALYAYPAMLQTGYLKPYRTVREHSWYELLTSGFLHANLGHLFVNMFTLYFFGPVMEQVLGPIYFLGLYVTGLIVSGLPSVVKFRNDPNYATLGASGAIGSVLFAFIFLFPMENIYLLLIPIPIPAFVFAIAYLIYSIYASKQKEGKINHEAHLAGAIWGIVYLVVFVPNSIDHVLTVIGLI from the coding sequence ATGGAAAACTTTTTATCCGCAAGTCCCGTTACTTTTTACTTAGTCGCTGCAAGTGTATTGGTATCTCTTGCCGCACTGTATGCTTATCCTGCTATGTTGCAGACAGGATATTTAAAACCCTATCGTACAGTTCGGGAGCATAGTTGGTACGAACTTTTAACCTCCGGTTTTTTGCATGCCAACCTGGGGCACCTATTTGTTAATATGTTTACTCTCTATTTTTTTGGCCCGGTAATGGAACAGGTCTTGGGACCCATATATTTTTTAGGGCTTTATGTAACGGGATTAATTGTATCGGGTCTGCCTTCGGTGGTTAAGTTCAGGAATGATCCCAATTATGCTACGCTTGGAGCTTCCGGGGCTATAGGGTCTGTACTGTTTGCTTTTATTTTTCTCTTTCCCATGGAAAATATATATCTGCTGTTGATTCCCATACCTATCCCGGCTTTTGTATTTGCTATTGCCTATTTGATATACAGCATCTATGCCAGTAAACAAAAAGAAGGGAAAATAAATCACGAAGCACATTTGGCAGGAGCTATATGGGGGATTGTATATTTAGTCGTTTTTGTACCCAATTCTATCGATCATGTTCTAACAGTTATAGGCTTAATATAA
- the fsa gene encoding fructose-6-phosphate aldolase, translated as MKFFIDTADLDEIQEAHDLGVLDGVTTNPSLCAKIGVADFEGHIAKICNMIEGDVSAEVVSTEYDEIVEEARHLAAIAENVVVKVPLIKDGIKAIRTLSDEGIRTNCTLCFSATQALLAAKAGATYISPFIGRLDDISEDGMQLIEDVVTIYDNYGYETEVLAASIRHPMHVLESARLGADVATMPLSVIDQLLHHPLTDSGLERFLADWDSLQKELAE; from the coding sequence ATGAAATTTTTTATTGACACCGCTGATCTGGATGAAATTCAGGAAGCACATGATTTAGGAGTACTTGATGGAGTGACTACCAATCCCAGCCTATGTGCTAAGATTGGAGTAGCTGACTTTGAAGGTCATATTGCAAAAATTTGTAATATGATTGAAGGCGATGTTTCTGCAGAAGTTGTTTCTACTGAGTACGATGAAATTGTGGAAGAAGCCCGCCACTTAGCCGCAATAGCAGAAAATGTTGTAGTGAAGGTACCGCTGATTAAAGATGGAATAAAGGCCATTCGAACCCTTTCGGATGAAGGCATTCGTACTAATTGTACGCTTTGTTTTTCTGCAACTCAGGCTCTTTTGGCAGCAAAAGCAGGAGCCACTTATATTTCGCCTTTCATCGGGCGCCTGGATGATATTTCCGAAGACGGCATGCAACTGATTGAAGATGTGGTAACCATTTATGACAATTATGGTTATGAAACCGAAGTACTTGCTGCCAGTATTCGTCATCCGATGCATGTCTTGGAATCTGCACGATTGGGTGCGGATGTAGCAACAATGCCATTGAGCGTTATTGACCAATTGTTACATCATCCATTAACTGATAGTGGGCTTGAGCGTTTTCTGGCTGACTGGGATTCCCTGCAGAAAGAACTCGCGGAATAA
- a CDS encoding DUF1206 domain-containing protein produces the protein MQPWQIFRGLNIQSDSESTEIWVGKILELPFGKWLVLFVAFIIIIAGIYQFYSAYVANFDYRFDIINMNDKERTTLRKFGQIGISAWGIVYCMLGILFYQAAISFNAEEAGGLNDALSALGEQPFGVWVLGTTAAGLMIYGIYLLILSYYHKIYEA, from the coding sequence ATGCAGCCCTGGCAAATCTTCCGGGGACTCAACATCCAAAGCGATAGTGAAAGTACTGAGATATGGGTTGGAAAAATATTGGAACTTCCTTTTGGGAAATGGCTGGTACTATTTGTCGCTTTCATCATTATAATTGCCGGGATTTACCAATTCTATTCGGCCTATGTGGCCAATTTTGACTATCGCTTTGATATTATAAACATGAATGACAAAGAACGGACAACACTTCGAAAGTTTGGTCAGATTGGTATTTCGGCGTGGGGTATCGTCTATTGTATGCTTGGAATACTTTTTTATCAAGCTGCCATATCGTTTAATGCAGAAGAAGCCGGAGGCCTAAATGATGCGTTAAGTGCTTTAGGTGAACAACCTTTTGGAGTTTGGGTTTTAGGCACCACTGCGGCCGGGCTCATGATTTATGGCATATATCTGCTTATATTATCCTATTATCACAAAATATATGAGGCTTAG
- a CDS encoding efflux RND transporter periplasmic adaptor subunit produces MKKLPYYFAVISLIILQACSGSNGPPANFNNPGQQQRTSVETVTAETKSISDQIKSFGNIRAEEIVNITPQVSNRITHIYVDLGDTVQQGDVMAKIYDAPFRDQFEQAKSQLEQSRSAYVRDSLQFNRQKKLYEQELISSSEFDDAQATFQNSKAQYESSRANLTQSREDLENTEVTSPVYGVVLSKEVSVGDVATTGQTAFEVANLTGYQTRIFLPVEEWRKVKVGQEVNFRLSNDSDISGRGRVSRISPRLDPTTGLGEVVISLTEKNPLIAQGVLVESTISIETHENAIVIPRSTLVENVQTFIEPESNSIQLRRSYSAFVVEGDSLALQRELKLGIEQGDQIEILEGIEAGDEVVITGQQSLGDSTKVRIANQQDFNEPSQIPIENAASDSIKQSTNPESDE; encoded by the coding sequence GTGAAGAAGTTACCCTATTATTTTGCCGTTATTTCCCTGATTATTCTACAAGCATGTAGTGGTAGTAATGGACCTCCGGCTAATTTTAACAACCCGGGACAACAACAGCGAACCAGTGTGGAAACAGTTACTGCTGAAACGAAAAGTATTTCTGACCAAATTAAATCGTTCGGAAATATCAGGGCAGAAGAAATTGTGAATATTACTCCGCAAGTTTCCAACAGGATAACCCATATTTATGTTGATTTGGGAGATACTGTGCAGCAAGGAGATGTCATGGCCAAAATATATGATGCCCCCTTTCGCGATCAATTTGAGCAAGCGAAATCTCAATTAGAACAGAGCCGGTCTGCTTATGTCAGAGACAGCCTGCAGTTTAACCGGCAGAAAAAACTGTACGAGCAGGAGCTCATCAGTTCATCAGAATTTGATGATGCACAGGCAACCTTCCAAAATAGCAAGGCTCAGTATGAATCTTCCCGGGCTAACCTGACCCAAAGCCGTGAGGATTTGGAAAATACAGAAGTCACTTCACCAGTATATGGCGTCGTTCTTAGCAAGGAAGTCTCTGTGGGTGATGTAGCCACAACGGGCCAGACAGCCTTTGAGGTTGCCAACCTCACCGGCTATCAGACACGCATCTTTCTGCCTGTAGAAGAATGGCGTAAAGTAAAGGTAGGACAAGAAGTTAATTTCCGACTTTCAAATGATTCTGATATTAGTGGACGAGGACGCGTCAGCCGAATAAGCCCTCGTCTGGATCCAACAACCGGATTGGGAGAAGTGGTTATCAGTTTAACCGAAAAAAATCCTTTAATTGCTCAAGGTGTTTTGGTAGAATCAACAATTAGTATTGAAACCCATGAAAATGCCATAGTAATTCCCCGCTCAACGCTGGTGGAGAATGTGCAGACATTCATAGAGCCCGAATCAAATTCCATACAGCTGCGGCGTTCCTATTCTGCCTTCGTAGTGGAAGGAGATTCCCTCGCGCTTCAACGTGAATTGAAGCTTGGCATTGAACAAGGAGATCAGATAGAAATATTAGAAGGTATTGAAGCCGGGGATGAGGTGGTTATAACGGGCCAGCAATCGCTTGGAGACAGTACCAAAGTTCGAATTGCCAATCAGCAGGATTTCAATGAACCTTCACAAATCCCGATTGAAAATGCAGCCTCAGATAGTATAAAGCAGTCAACAAACCCTGAATCTGACGAATAA
- a CDS encoding phytoene desaturase gives MSEHIIIIGSGFGGLATASRLLSEGYSVEIFEKRDKAGGRAYVYEKNGFTFDGGPTVITAPFLFDEIFDKAGRKRENYISFTPCDPFYRIFNADGDKFDYNGNHEFVLSEIERWNPNDKQGYTDFIKSTKAIFQKGFVELADQPFLSLWDMIKVIPDLIRLQSHRSVYNYISKFIENDFLRRVFSFHPLLVGGNPFDTTSIYAMIHYLEREWGVHYAMGGTGAIIEAFTQLIEEQGGKIHLEAEVDKILIQNGKASGVRLKNGARYRADKIVSNADVAFTYRHMIPKEERPTYSNRKLDRMRYSMSLFVIYFGTKKRYLDSKLEHHNIILGERYEELLQDIFHNKELAEDFSLYLHMPTKTDPSLAPEGCESFYVLSPVPHLDGDIDWNTQAPLYRDAIMNFLEENYLPDLQENIVVEHHIDPLHFQNTLNSYKGSAFSIEPILTQSAWFRPHNKAEDIDNLFFVGAGTHPGAGIPGVLSSAKIAEKLICS, from the coding sequence ATGAGCGAACATATTATTATCATCGGAAGTGGATTTGGGGGGCTTGCTACTGCCTCTCGACTACTTTCGGAAGGGTATTCCGTAGAAATATTTGAAAAACGAGACAAAGCCGGGGGGCGTGCGTATGTCTATGAAAAAAATGGGTTTACCTTTGACGGAGGTCCCACTGTTATCACAGCTCCTTTTCTTTTTGATGAAATCTTTGACAAGGCAGGCAGGAAACGCGAAAACTATATCTCCTTTACTCCCTGTGATCCCTTTTATCGAATTTTTAATGCTGATGGCGACAAATTTGACTATAACGGGAATCATGAATTCGTACTGAGCGAAATAGAGCGGTGGAACCCCAATGACAAACAGGGATATACTGATTTTATCAAATCAACAAAAGCTATCTTTCAAAAAGGTTTTGTTGAGCTGGCTGACCAGCCGTTCCTGAGTTTATGGGATATGATTAAAGTTATTCCTGATCTTATACGCTTGCAATCCCATCGATCGGTCTATAACTATATCTCAAAATTCATTGAAAATGATTTTCTGCGACGTGTTTTTTCCTTCCATCCACTGCTAGTTGGGGGCAATCCCTTTGATACCACCTCTATCTACGCGATGATACATTATCTCGAGCGTGAATGGGGAGTACATTACGCTATGGGAGGCACCGGGGCTATTATTGAAGCCTTTACGCAGCTGATCGAAGAGCAGGGAGGCAAAATTCACTTGGAGGCGGAAGTTGATAAAATTCTTATTCAAAACGGCAAAGCCTCAGGAGTTCGGCTAAAAAATGGAGCACGCTATCGGGCTGATAAAATCGTTTCCAATGCAGATGTGGCATTTACCTACCGCCATATGATTCCGAAGGAGGAAAGACCCACCTACAGCAACCGGAAACTCGATCGGATGCGGTATAGCATGTCTCTTTTTGTAATCTATTTTGGAACCAAAAAACGGTACTTGGACTCCAAGCTAGAACATCACAATATTATTTTGGGAGAGCGATATGAAGAGCTCCTTCAAGATATATTCCATAATAAAGAACTCGCAGAAGATTTCTCCCTCTATCTTCATATGCCCACTAAAACAGATCCCTCATTGGCACCAGAAGGGTGTGAAAGTTTTTACGTACTTTCTCCGGTACCACACTTGGACGGCGATATCGACTGGAACACTCAAGCCCCACTCTACCGGGATGCAATCATGAATTTCCTGGAAGAAAACTATCTTCCCGATCTCCAGGAAAATATTGTCGTTGAACATCATATAGATCCACTGCACTTCCAAAATACTCTCAATAGTTATAAAGGATCAGCTTTTTCAATTGAACCTATTTTAACGCAATCGGCTTGGTTCAGACCACATAATAAAGCAGAAGATATAGACAATCTCTTTTTTGTAGGGGCAGGAACCCATCCCGGAGCGGGTATTCCCGGGGTGCTTTCTTCGGCGAAAATTGCTGAAAAGCTCATTTGCAGCTGA
- the serC gene encoding 3-phosphoserine/phosphohydroxythreonine transaminase, with translation MNRVHNFSAGPATLPLEVLEKAQDELTEYKDKGRSIMEMSHRSAEYEAIDQQAKERLTELLGLGNDFEIMFLQGGASSQFMMAPFNFLSEDETADYIDTGRWSNKAIKEAKLFGNVHRPFSSSESGYDRVPTNDELDFSDNPKYVHFTSNNTVAGTQFSTEPETNGVPLVCDASSDFLSKPIDVSKYGIIYAGAQKNVGPAGVTIVIIRKDFLAQADTDNVPTILQYQTHTEKIFNTPPVFNVYMVNLVLEWIQQKGGLSYFKKFNEEKAALLYDEVDKDDFYRGAVEKDSRSIMNATFRLPTEDLEQKFLKEAQEEHDLYTLKGHRSVGGVRASMYNACPRESVETLVNFMADFRSKNG, from the coding sequence ATGAATCGCGTTCATAACTTTAGCGCAGGACCTGCTACATTACCTTTGGAAGTACTCGAAAAGGCCCAGGATGAACTAACTGAATACAAAGATAAAGGCCGCTCCATCATGGAGATGAGTCATCGTAGTGCGGAATATGAAGCAATTGACCAGCAGGCAAAAGAGCGTTTGACTGAGCTTCTTGGTCTGGGCAATGATTTTGAAATTATGTTTTTACAGGGAGGGGCCAGCTCACAGTTTATGATGGCGCCTTTCAATTTCTTATCTGAAGACGAAACAGCCGATTATATCGATACCGGACGCTGGTCAAATAAAGCTATAAAGGAGGCCAAGCTATTTGGAAACGTTCATCGACCATTTAGCAGTAGCGAGAGTGGATATGACAGAGTACCGACTAACGATGAGCTCGATTTTAGTGACAATCCAAAGTATGTACATTTTACATCAAACAATACGGTAGCCGGCACCCAGTTTTCTACTGAACCGGAAACCAATGGAGTCCCGCTGGTCTGTGACGCCTCTTCCGATTTTCTGTCCAAGCCTATTGATGTTTCCAAATATGGAATTATTTATGCCGGCGCCCAGAAGAACGTGGGTCCCGCGGGTGTGACTATTGTTATTATTCGCAAGGACTTTCTGGCCCAGGCAGATACGGATAATGTACCAACCATCCTGCAATACCAGACGCATACGGAAAAAATATTCAATACGCCTCCTGTCTTTAATGTGTATATGGTGAACCTGGTACTCGAATGGATTCAGCAAAAAGGAGGGCTCTCCTACTTTAAAAAGTTTAATGAAGAGAAAGCAGCACTTCTTTATGATGAAGTTGATAAGGATGATTTTTATCGTGGAGCTGTAGAAAAAGATTCCAGATCCATCATGAATGCTACGTTCAGGCTGCCAACAGAAGATCTCGAACAAAAATTTCTTAAAGAAGCCCAGGAAGAACATGATCTATATACCCTTAAAGGGCACCGGAGCGTAGGCGGTGTCCGGGCCAGCATGTACAATGCTTGTCCCCGGGAAAGTGTAGAGACCCTGGTTAATTTCATGGCTGATTTCCGTTCCAAAAACGGATAA